The following proteins are encoded in a genomic region of Actinomadura sp. NAK00032:
- a CDS encoding glycoside hydrolase domain-containing protein, translating to MRHAVLFSVLSGAAVAAPLLAVLETAPARLAARPAGLAEHAGAPGAAGPRVVEYRGLRVPVPAGWAVHRLDADPTRCVRYDRHAVYLGRPGPQQDCPARVVGRTEAVHIQPAGNGRSARTVVHADKMASLAIAPNAEHETRLTLPEAGVAITGVYGADPGRLQRMLRGTRLSAKWTSAPASPSRPAVRREAPDPAPAAPRGDTGLDRPWVRGKGFDTCTAPSLATMKAWKPSFKVTNIYIGGAARGCAQPNLTASWVRQVREMGYRITPTYVGLQAPCGSRPQRFTAKNAAKQGAKAAVNAARKARALGIPEGEPIYYDMEAYNSKKRGCKAAVLRFIDRWVRKLEAQGYVPCLYSSAKSGIRDVGRATGISKPAAIWFANWNGRASVYNDPHLPDRWWSPHRRIKQYRGGHKEKHGGVTLNIDSNIVDGRVY from the coding sequence ATGCGCCACGCCGTCCTGTTCAGCGTGCTTTCCGGGGCGGCGGTGGCCGCCCCCCTCCTCGCCGTCCTGGAGACGGCCCCCGCCCGGCTCGCGGCCCGGCCCGCCGGCCTGGCCGAGCACGCCGGCGCGCCGGGCGCCGCCGGGCCGCGCGTCGTCGAGTACCGGGGCCTGCGCGTGCCCGTCCCGGCGGGCTGGGCGGTGCACCGGCTCGACGCGGACCCGACCCGGTGCGTCCGCTACGACCGGCACGCCGTCTACCTCGGCCGCCCCGGGCCGCAGCAGGACTGCCCGGCCCGCGTCGTCGGCCGCACCGAGGCCGTGCACATCCAGCCCGCCGGGAACGGCCGCTCCGCGCGGACGGTCGTGCACGCCGACAAGATGGCCTCGCTCGCCATCGCGCCGAACGCCGAGCACGAGACGCGGCTCACCCTCCCGGAGGCGGGCGTCGCGATCACCGGCGTGTACGGCGCGGACCCGGGACGGCTGCAGCGGATGCTGCGCGGCACCCGGCTGTCGGCGAAGTGGACCTCGGCGCCCGCCTCGCCGTCCCGGCCCGCCGTCCGCCGGGAGGCCCCGGACCCGGCCCCCGCCGCGCCGCGCGGGGACACCGGGCTCGACCGCCCCTGGGTGCGCGGCAAGGGCTTCGACACGTGCACGGCGCCCTCGCTCGCGACGATGAAGGCCTGGAAGCCCTCGTTCAAGGTCACCAACATCTACATCGGCGGAGCGGCGCGCGGCTGCGCGCAGCCGAACCTCACCGCGTCCTGGGTCCGGCAGGTCCGCGAGATGGGGTACCGCATCACGCCCACCTACGTCGGCCTCCAGGCGCCCTGCGGCAGCCGCCCGCAGCGCTTCACCGCCAAGAACGCCGCCAAGCAGGGCGCCAAGGCGGCCGTGAACGCGGCGCGCAAGGCACGGGCGCTGGGCATCCCGGAAGGCGAGCCGATCTACTACGACATGGAGGCGTACAACAGCAAGAAGCGCGGATGCAAGGCGGCCGTCCTGCGGTTCATCGACCGGTGGGTGCGGAAGCTGGAGGCCCAGGGCTACGTCCCGTGCCTCTACAGCAGCGCCAAGTCCGGCATCCGCGACGTCGGGCGGGCGACCGGGATCAGCAAGCCCGCCGCCATCTGGTTCGCCAACTGGAACGGCCGAGCCTCGGTCTACAACGACCCGCACCTGCCGGACCGCTGGTGGTCCCCGCACCGCCGCATCAAGCAGTACCGCGGCGGCCACAAGGAGAAGCACGGCGGCGTCACGCTCAACATCGACAGCAACATCGTGGACGGGCGCGTCTACTAG
- a CDS encoding glycoside hydrolase family 15 protein translates to MRPKVAGGRAGDPFAPIADFGFLSDCETTALVAPSGNIEWMCLPKMDSPSVFGSILDRDAGYFRVGPAGVEVPAAQRYIPGTMVMETTWWVHGGWLVVTDALLMGPWHHETERSHTHRRAPTDYDADHVLLRMVRCVNGQVQVRLDCMPVFDYGQTPARWEHTGAGYHEAVARGNGIGLRLTTDMNVGFEGSLATSRTLLKQGESRFVALSWSEHAAPSSWEEAQERLVWTVHHWQHWLDRGRFPDHPWRSHLQRSALTLKGLTFAPSGAVAAAATTSLPEAPGGDRNWDYRYTWIRDSTMALWAFYTLGYDWEANDFFYFITDVAEAAEGKLQIMYGLDGREELPESTLEHLTGYGNARPVRIGNEAYMQAQHDVWGAIIGSIYLFVRKRDRLDDRLWKIIIKQVEDALANWRTPDCGMWEVRGEPQHFTSSKVFCWVAAERGARLARVRGDQDRARRWQAAADEIHADVLANALDERGVFTAHYGATALDASALLIPLLGFLPADDKRVRETVLAIADELSEDDLVLRYRAGETDDGFESDEGTFTICSFWLVSTLVMIGELERARALCEKLLSYASPLQLYAEEIDPHTGRHLGNFPQAFTHLALINAVMQVISAENDEPQPPLA, encoded by the coding sequence GTGAGGCCGAAGGTCGCCGGCGGCCGGGCGGGAGATCCGTTCGCCCCGATCGCCGATTTCGGGTTCCTGTCCGACTGCGAGACGACCGCACTGGTCGCGCCGAGCGGGAACATCGAGTGGATGTGCCTGCCGAAGATGGACTCGCCGAGCGTGTTCGGGTCGATCCTGGACCGCGACGCCGGGTACTTCCGCGTCGGCCCGGCGGGCGTCGAGGTGCCCGCCGCGCAGCGCTACATCCCCGGCACCATGGTGATGGAGACCACCTGGTGGGTGCACGGGGGCTGGCTGGTGGTGACGGACGCCCTGCTGATGGGCCCGTGGCACCACGAGACGGAACGGTCCCACACGCACCGCAGGGCCCCCACCGACTACGACGCCGACCACGTCCTGCTGCGGATGGTGCGGTGCGTGAACGGGCAGGTCCAGGTCCGGCTCGACTGCATGCCGGTGTTCGACTACGGGCAGACGCCCGCGCGCTGGGAGCACACCGGCGCCGGGTACCACGAGGCCGTCGCGCGCGGCAACGGGATCGGGCTGCGGCTCACCACCGACATGAACGTCGGGTTCGAGGGGTCGCTCGCCACGTCCCGGACGCTGCTGAAGCAGGGCGAGTCGCGGTTCGTGGCGCTGTCGTGGAGCGAGCACGCGGCGCCGTCCTCGTGGGAGGAGGCGCAGGAGCGGCTCGTCTGGACCGTCCACCACTGGCAGCACTGGCTGGACCGGGGCCGCTTCCCCGACCACCCGTGGCGCAGCCACCTGCAGCGCAGCGCGCTGACGCTGAAGGGGCTGACGTTCGCGCCGTCGGGCGCGGTCGCGGCGGCGGCGACGACCTCGCTGCCGGAGGCGCCGGGCGGCGACCGGAACTGGGACTACCGCTACACCTGGATACGCGACTCCACGATGGCGCTGTGGGCGTTCTACACGCTCGGCTACGACTGGGAGGCCAACGACTTCTTCTACTTCATCACCGACGTCGCCGAGGCCGCCGAGGGCAAGCTGCAGATCATGTACGGCCTGGACGGGCGGGAGGAACTGCCCGAGTCCACGCTGGAGCACCTCACCGGCTACGGCAACGCCCGTCCCGTCCGCATCGGCAACGAGGCGTACATGCAGGCGCAGCACGACGTGTGGGGCGCGATCATCGGCTCCATCTACCTGTTCGTGCGCAAGCGGGACCGGCTCGACGACCGGCTCTGGAAGATCATCATCAAGCAGGTGGAGGACGCGCTCGCCAACTGGCGCACCCCCGACTGCGGGATGTGGGAGGTGCGCGGCGAGCCGCAGCACTTCACCTCCTCGAAGGTCTTCTGCTGGGTGGCGGCCGAGCGCGGCGCCCGGCTCGCCCGGGTCCGCGGCGACCAGGACCGGGCGCGCCGCTGGCAGGCCGCCGCCGACGAGATCCACGCGGACGTGCTCGCGAACGCGCTGGACGAGCGGGGCGTGTTCACCGCGCACTACGGCGCGACGGCGCTGGACGCCTCGGCGCTGCTGATCCCGCTGCTCGGGTTCCTGCCCGCCGACGACAAGCGGGTCCGCGAGACCGTGCTCGCCATCGCCGACGAGCTGTCGGAGGACGACCTCGTCCTGCGCTACCGGGCCGGGGAGACCGACGACGGCTTCGAGTCCGACGAGGGCACGTTCACGATCTGCTCGTTCTGGCTGGTCAGCACGCTGGTGATGATCGGCGAGCTGGAGCGGGCCCGCGCGCTGTGCGAGAAGCTGCTGTCGTACGCGAGCCCGCTGCAGCTGTACGCCGAGGAGATCGACCCGCACACGGGCCGGCACCTCGGCAACTTCCCGCAGGCGTTCACCCATCTGGCGCTGATCAACGCGGTCATGCAGGTGATCAGCGCGGAGAACGACGAGCCGCAGCCCCCGCTCGCCTGA
- a CDS encoding antibiotic biosynthesis monooxygenase, translating to MIAITRYRVPDAESDGFAERMTAVLAALSASPGFRSGRLARTVDDPGLWALVTEWDGAGHYRRALGGHEIRMQFMPLAALAVDEPGAYEIVSTA from the coding sequence ATGATCGCGATAACCCGCTACCGGGTGCCGGACGCCGAGTCGGACGGCTTCGCCGAGCGGATGACGGCGGTGCTGGCCGCGCTGTCGGCCAGCCCCGGCTTCCGCTCCGGCCGCCTCGCCCGCACCGTCGACGACCCCGGCCTGTGGGCCCTCGTCACCGAGTGGGACGGCGCCGGGCACTACCGGCGGGCGCTCGGCGGTCACGAGATCCGGATGCAGTTCATGCCGCTCGCCGCGCTGGCGGTGGACGAGCCCGGCGCGTACGAGATCGTCAGCACGGCCTGA
- a CDS encoding DUF4190 domain-containing protein has product MTTPPSADDLPDDPTPAWASPDVPAPTDAPVSPGPPASQAPPPGALPPALAPGPGPARTNRLAVTALVTGVLALVPLAIGFGIAALVQAGRRGEKGKGLAAGGLAASAVWIVVAALAAATAVGSVLTVDRDASGHVTGKDRVLPSFLHVGDCFAGFTGDVQAFVTALPCTQPHNGEAAARLNLTGTGYPGDQEVLRQADEACGLRLAGLQKSRYAEHLQSYVVLPNRTTWRAGDREVLCLMHYEGTGKITTPLAATLDPGLKLWHELDRGDCLGKWKHKSLVQRVLPCTGEHWIEVVAVFELKGGAYPGTKGTDRKAEAGCDKRFAKVFRRHPEPDLVSWMMPQKGEWETGIRTAVCMGESEDRPLKKPLLP; this is encoded by the coding sequence GTGACCACGCCACCGTCCGCTGACGACCTCCCGGACGACCCCACCCCCGCCTGGGCCTCGCCCGACGTACCCGCCCCCACCGACGCACCCGTCTCCCCCGGCCCACCGGCCTCCCAGGCACCACCGCCCGGCGCGTTACCGCCCGCTCTCGCGCCGGGGCCCGGCCCCGCGCGGACGAACCGGCTGGCGGTCACCGCCCTGGTCACCGGCGTCCTCGCGCTGGTCCCGCTGGCGATCGGCTTCGGCATCGCCGCGCTCGTCCAGGCCGGCCGCCGCGGCGAGAAGGGCAAGGGCCTCGCCGCCGGCGGCCTCGCGGCCTCGGCCGTCTGGATCGTCGTCGCCGCGCTCGCCGCCGCCACGGCCGTCGGCTCCGTGCTCACCGTCGACCGCGACGCGTCGGGGCACGTCACCGGGAAGGACAGGGTGCTCCCCTCCTTCCTGCACGTCGGCGACTGCTTCGCCGGCTTCACCGGGGACGTCCAGGCGTTCGTGACGGCGCTGCCTTGCACGCAGCCGCACAACGGCGAGGCCGCCGCCCGGCTGAACCTGACCGGCACCGGCTACCCCGGCGACCAGGAGGTCCTCCGCCAGGCGGACGAAGCGTGCGGGCTGCGCCTCGCCGGGCTGCAGAAGAGCAGGTACGCCGAGCACCTGCAGTCGTACGTCGTCCTCCCGAACCGGACCACGTGGCGGGCCGGGGACCGGGAGGTCCTCTGCCTGATGCACTACGAGGGCACCGGGAAGATCACCACCCCGCTCGCCGCGACCCTGGACCCGGGCCTGAAGCTCTGGCACGAACTCGACCGCGGCGACTGCCTCGGCAAGTGGAAGCACAAGAGCCTGGTCCAGCGCGTCCTCCCCTGCACCGGGGAGCACTGGATCGAGGTCGTCGCCGTCTTCGAGCTGAAGGGCGGGGCGTACCCGGGCACGAAGGGCACCGACCGCAAGGCCGAGGCCGGTTGCGACAAGCGCTTCGCGAAGGTCTTCCGCAGGCACCCCGAACCGGACCTGGTCTCCTGGATGATGCCGCAGAAGGGCGAGTGGGAGACCGGCATCCGCACCGCCGTGTGCATGGGCGAGAGCGAAGACCGCCCCCTCAAGAAGCCGCTGCTGCCATGA
- the secD gene encoding protein translocase subunit SecD, whose translation MTRANMVRAVLAFAVLATSFYFAWSKPARLGLDLRGGTQIVLETQDSQTTKANRESTDRAREVLHRRIDALGVAESSITRSGEKRLIVELPDVQDPTRATEAVGKTAQLTAHPVLPNTGKAAKGQQLIPDESGQQILIGPAALTGAGIGEASASYDAQNLGGWAVNVDFKGSGGKTWEKLTAKAACATGDERRVAIVLDGKVISSPQVTQSVPCGVGITGGSTQITGDFTADEAKDLAALIQGGSLPVPVKIIEQRVVGPTLGDEAIDASAKAAVIGILLTGLFIVAVYRIVGFLATVALAGYALISYAALVAIGATLTLPGLAGFVLAIGMAIDANVLAFERAREERAAAPGRSARNALTIGFNKAWSAIADSAVTTLLAGGLLFWLASGPVRGFGVTLTIGVLASLVSAMLLSRVLTDAAAARMPKIMKGRAGGLAGPGRIRNWLENSGPDIMKRSRMWIGISVLAVVVAMTGIFTRGLNFGVEFTGGRLVEYSTGQHLDIDKARAAVADAGFPRAVVQTSGQDDISVRTSDLTNEEEKRIQEALAKEGGGATKQRDELIGPSLGEELRKNALIALGIALLAQLAYLTIRFRWTFAAGSVLAMFHDITIVTGVFAWLGKPIDGVFLAALLTVIGYSVNDSVVVFDRVRELWGANPKARFAEIANRGTLQTVPRTINTGMGALFILAALAFLGGDSLTDFAIALLIGIVVGTYSSVFTATPIAVVLEPFAKSPPPQGKAKKPVRRTADSSGAVV comes from the coding sequence TTGACGCGCGCCAACATGGTGCGGGCGGTACTGGCGTTCGCCGTGCTCGCCACATCGTTCTATTTCGCCTGGTCCAAGCCGGCCCGCCTCGGCCTGGACCTGCGCGGCGGTACCCAGATCGTCCTGGAGACCCAGGACTCGCAGACCACCAAGGCCAACCGCGAGTCCACCGACCGGGCCCGCGAGGTCCTGCACCGGCGCATCGACGCGCTCGGCGTCGCCGAGTCGTCCATCACCCGGTCCGGCGAGAAGCGGCTGATCGTCGAGCTGCCCGACGTCCAGGACCCGACCCGCGCCACCGAGGCGGTCGGCAAGACCGCGCAGCTCACCGCGCACCCCGTGCTGCCCAACACCGGCAAGGCCGCGAAAGGGCAGCAGCTGATCCCGGACGAGAGCGGGCAGCAGATCCTCATCGGCCCCGCCGCGCTCACCGGCGCCGGCATCGGGGAGGCGAGCGCCTCCTACGACGCGCAGAACCTCGGCGGCTGGGCCGTCAACGTCGACTTCAAGGGCAGCGGCGGCAAGACCTGGGAGAAGCTGACCGCCAAGGCCGCCTGCGCCACCGGCGACGAGCGGCGCGTCGCGATCGTGCTGGACGGCAAGGTCATCTCCTCGCCGCAGGTCACCCAGAGCGTGCCGTGCGGCGTCGGCATCACCGGCGGCTCCACCCAGATCACCGGCGACTTCACCGCCGACGAGGCCAAGGACCTCGCGGCCCTCATCCAGGGCGGCTCGCTGCCCGTCCCCGTGAAGATCATCGAGCAGCGGGTGGTCGGCCCGACCCTCGGCGACGAGGCCATCGACGCCAGCGCCAAGGCCGCCGTCATCGGCATCCTGCTGACCGGCCTGTTCATCGTGGCCGTCTACCGCATCGTCGGCTTCCTCGCGACGGTCGCCCTCGCCGGCTACGCGCTGATCTCCTACGCGGCGCTCGTCGCGATCGGGGCGACGCTCACCTTGCCCGGCCTGGCCGGGTTCGTCCTTGCCATCGGCATGGCGATCGACGCGAACGTGCTCGCCTTCGAACGGGCGAGAGAGGAACGGGCGGCGGCACCGGGCCGCAGCGCGCGCAACGCGCTCACGATCGGGTTCAACAAGGCGTGGTCGGCGATCGCCGACTCCGCCGTCACGACGCTGCTCGCGGGCGGCCTGCTGTTCTGGCTCGCCTCCGGGCCGGTCCGGGGCTTCGGTGTCACGCTGACCATCGGTGTGCTGGCCTCCCTCGTCTCGGCGATGCTGCTCAGCCGCGTGCTCACCGACGCCGCCGCCGCCCGGATGCCCAAGATCATGAAGGGCCGGGCCGGCGGGCTGGCCGGTCCGGGGCGGATCCGCAACTGGCTGGAGAACAGCGGCCCCGACATCATGAAGCGCAGCCGGATGTGGATCGGCATCTCCGTGCTCGCGGTCGTCGTCGCGATGACCGGGATCTTCACCCGCGGGCTGAACTTCGGCGTGGAGTTCACCGGCGGGCGCCTGGTCGAGTACTCCACCGGCCAGCACCTCGACATCGACAAGGCCCGCGCGGCCGTCGCCGACGCCGGGTTCCCGCGCGCGGTCGTCCAGACCTCCGGGCAGGACGACATCTCCGTCCGCACGTCCGACCTCACCAACGAGGAGGAGAAGCGGATCCAGGAGGCCCTCGCCAAGGAGGGCGGCGGCGCGACCAAGCAGCGCGACGAGCTGATCGGGCCGAGCCTCGGCGAGGAGCTGCGCAAGAACGCGCTGATCGCCCTCGGCATCGCGCTGCTCGCGCAGCTGGCCTACCTGACGATCAGGTTCCGCTGGACGTTCGCGGCCGGCTCCGTCCTCGCGATGTTCCACGACATCACGATCGTCACCGGCGTCTTCGCCTGGCTCGGCAAACCGATCGACGGGGTGTTCCTCGCCGCGCTGCTCACCGTCATCGGGTACTCGGTGAACGACTCCGTCGTGGTGTTCGACCGGGTCCGGGAGCTGTGGGGCGCCAATCCCAAGGCCCGGTTCGCCGAGATCGCGAACCGGGGCACGCTGCAGACCGTCCCGCGCACGATCAACACCGGCATGGGCGCGCTGTTCATCCTCGCGGCCCTCGCGTTCCTCGGCGGCGACTCGCTGACCGACTTCGCGATCGCCCTGCTGATCGGCATCGTCGTCGGGACGTACTCCAGCGTGTTCACCGCGACGCCGATCGCGGTCGTCCTGGAGCCGTTCGCGAAGTCCCCGCCGCCGCAGGGCAAGGCGAAGAAGCCGGTCCGCCGCACCGCGGACAGCTCCGGCGCCGTCGTCTAG
- a CDS encoding DUF4190 domain-containing protein — MTAPEPPETSQPGAWAPPDTPAEPPPDAPAGTGPSLAEPSAAGPRRTNRFAVVALVAGLLGMVLFAVGFAVAAFVQTGRRGEKGTGLAVGGLAAALVWVAAIAVVVTVGPLSPDTSVPAARTDGKVAVTAMRPGDCFSEFEESPAGMFARPLPCTTPHQGEVSAEAELPAVPYPGTEELGNRAWTVCRERTEFLEKSRYGKDLRLHVAPPDEEAWKDGDHAATCVMRYTGSGLLPASLDQTIETKDQYTPQLQPGDCVKKWDDNGDQPLVPCTEEHEYEVLAVYTMPGRKYPGDAKMDRKALEGCAKRAVKVWRSKPPFDIADMGWAGPDKLGWEAGNRLIICLVTGRDGFLKHSVVPH; from the coding sequence ATGACCGCCCCCGAACCACCGGAAACATCGCAGCCGGGCGCCTGGGCACCACCGGACACTCCCGCAGAGCCCCCGCCGGACGCGCCGGCGGGGACGGGGCCGTCGCTCGCGGAGCCGTCCGCCGCGGGCCCGCGGCGGACGAACCGGTTCGCGGTCGTCGCGCTCGTCGCGGGCCTGCTCGGCATGGTCCTGTTCGCGGTCGGTTTCGCCGTCGCCGCCTTCGTCCAGACCGGGCGCCGCGGCGAGAAGGGCACCGGCCTGGCCGTCGGCGGGCTCGCCGCCGCCCTGGTCTGGGTCGCCGCCATCGCCGTCGTCGTCACCGTCGGGCCGCTGTCCCCGGACACCTCCGTGCCCGCCGCCCGCACGGACGGCAAGGTCGCGGTCACCGCGATGCGGCCGGGCGACTGCTTCAGCGAGTTCGAGGAGAGCCCCGCCGGCATGTTCGCGCGGCCGCTGCCGTGCACCACGCCGCACCAGGGCGAGGTCAGCGCCGAGGCCGAGCTGCCGGCCGTGCCGTACCCGGGCACGGAAGAGCTCGGCAACCGGGCGTGGACGGTCTGCCGCGAGCGGACGGAGTTCCTGGAGAAGAGCCGCTACGGCAAGGACCTCCGGCTCCACGTCGCGCCGCCGGACGAGGAGGCGTGGAAGGACGGCGACCACGCGGCCACCTGCGTCATGCGCTACACCGGGTCCGGCCTGCTCCCGGCGTCCCTCGACCAGACCATCGAGACCAAGGACCAGTACACCCCGCAACTCCAGCCCGGAGACTGCGTCAAGAAATGGGATGACAACGGCGACCAGCCGCTCGTCCCCTGCACCGAGGAGCACGAGTACGAGGTGCTCGCGGTCTACACGATGCCCGGCCGCAAGTACCCGGGGGACGCGAAGATGGATCGGAAGGCGCTGGAGGGCTGCGCCAAGCGCGCGGTCAAGGTGTGGCGGTCGAAGCCTCCGTTCGACATCGCCGACATGGGGTGGGCCGGCCCCGACAAGCTGGGCTGGGAGGCCGGGAACCGGCTGATCATCTGCCTCGTGACGGGCCGGGACGGTTTCCTCAAGCACTCCGTCGTCCCGCACTGA
- a CDS encoding glycine--tRNA ligase, whose amino-acid sequence MARRSDVLDTIVNLAKRRGLVYPSSEIYGGLRASWDYGPLGVELKNNVKRQWWKSMVQGRDDIVGLDSCVILAREVWEASGHVQAFVDPLTECQSCHKRFRADHLEEAYEEKHGRPPAAGLADITCPNCGVKGSFTEPKMFNGLLKTYLGPVEDESGLAYLRPETAQGIFINYLNVQQSARRKVPFGIGQIGKSFRNEITPGNFIFRTREFEQMEMEFFVKPGSDEEWHQYWIDERMQWYVDLGIRKENLRLFEHPQEKLSHYSKRTVDVEYRFDFVGGEWGELEGIANRTDYDLTTHSKASGADLSFFDQESGDRFTPYVIEPAAGVDRCTLTFMMDAYAEDEAPNAKGKMEKRAVMRLDRRLAPVKVAVLPLSRNADLSPKARDLAARLRRHWNVEFDDAGAIGRRYRRQDEIGTPFCVTVDFDTLEDDAVTVRERDSMSQERIAIGQVESFLAAQLVGC is encoded by the coding sequence ATGGCACGCCGTTCCGATGTGCTGGACACGATCGTCAACCTCGCCAAGCGGCGGGGCCTGGTCTACCCGTCGAGCGAGATCTACGGCGGGCTCCGCGCCTCCTGGGACTACGGGCCGCTCGGCGTCGAGCTGAAGAACAACGTCAAGCGCCAGTGGTGGAAGTCCATGGTGCAGGGCCGCGACGACATCGTCGGCCTCGACTCGTGCGTCATCCTGGCGCGCGAGGTCTGGGAGGCCAGCGGCCACGTGCAGGCGTTCGTCGACCCGCTCACCGAGTGCCAGTCCTGCCACAAGCGCTTCCGGGCCGACCACCTGGAAGAGGCCTACGAGGAGAAGCACGGCCGCCCGCCGGCGGCCGGGCTCGCCGACATCACCTGCCCGAACTGCGGCGTCAAGGGCTCGTTCACCGAGCCGAAGATGTTCAACGGCCTGCTCAAGACCTACCTCGGCCCCGTCGAGGACGAGTCCGGCCTCGCCTACCTGCGGCCCGAGACCGCGCAGGGCATCTTCATCAACTACCTGAACGTCCAGCAGTCCGCGCGCCGCAAGGTGCCGTTCGGCATCGGGCAGATCGGCAAGTCGTTCCGCAACGAGATCACGCCCGGCAACTTCATCTTCCGGACCCGCGAGTTCGAGCAGATGGAGATGGAGTTCTTCGTCAAGCCCGGCAGCGACGAGGAATGGCACCAGTACTGGATCGACGAGCGCATGCAGTGGTACGTCGACCTCGGCATCCGCAAGGAGAACCTGCGGCTCTTCGAGCACCCGCAGGAGAAGCTGTCGCACTACTCCAAGCGCACCGTCGACGTGGAGTACCGGTTCGACTTCGTCGGCGGCGAGTGGGGCGAGCTGGAGGGCATCGCCAACCGCACCGACTACGACCTGACCACGCACTCCAAGGCGTCCGGCGCCGACCTGTCGTTCTTCGACCAGGAGTCCGGCGACCGGTTCACCCCGTACGTGATCGAGCCCGCGGCGGGCGTCGACCGCTGCACGCTCACGTTCATGATGGACGCCTACGCCGAGGACGAGGCGCCCAACGCCAAGGGGAAGATGGAGAAGCGCGCCGTGATGCGGCTCGACCGCCGGCTCGCCCCGGTGAAGGTCGCGGTGCTGCCGCTGTCGCGCAACGCCGACCTGTCCCCGAAGGCCCGCGACCTCGCCGCGCGGCTGCGCAGGCACTGGAACGTCGAGTTCGACGACGCGGGCGCGATCGGCCGCCGCTACCGCCGCCAGGACGAGATCGGCACCCCGTTCTGCGTCACCGTCGACTTCGACACCCTGGAGGACGACGCGGTGACCGTCCGCGAGCGCGACTCGATGAGCCAGGAGCGCATCGCGATCGGCCAGGTCGAGTCGTTCCTCGCGGCGCAGCTCGTCGGCTGCTGA